A window of the Gossypium hirsutum isolate 1008001.06 unplaced genomic scaffold, Gossypium_hirsutum_v2.1 scaffold_32, whole genome shotgun sequence genome harbors these coding sequences:
- the LOC121226231 gene encoding uncharacterized protein yields the protein MIGRADIEGSKSNVAMNAWLPQASYPCGSIGHAFTVRIRTGNQNQTSFYPFVPHEISVLVELILGHLRYLLTDVPPQPNSPPDNVFRPNRPAEADLGSKQRDDEAFGYLKRVIVTPAVYPRLVEFLHFDIQSNGQKSHCVSIRRDHCNALF from the exons atgataggaagagccgacatcgaaggatcAAAAAGTAATGTCGCTATGAACGCTTGGCTGCCACAAGCCAGTTATCCCTGtg gatcgataggccacgctttcacggttcgtattcgtactggaaatcagaatcaaacgagcttttacccttttgttccaCACGAGATTTCTGTTCTCGTTGAGCTCATCTTAGGACATCTGCGTTATCTTTTAACAGATGTGCCGCCCCAGCCAAACTCCCCACCTGACAATGTCTTCCGCCCGAATCGGCCGGCCGAAGCCGACCTTGGGTCCAAACAGAGGG atgacgaggcatttggctaccttaagagagtcatagttactcccgccgtttacccgcgcttggttgaatttcttcactttgacattcagagcaatgggcagaaatcacattgcgtgagcatccgcagggaccattgcaatgctttgttttaa